In a single window of the Ruminococcus albus 7 = DSM 20455 genome:
- the fabD gene encoding ACP S-malonyltransferase codes for MAKNVFLFSGQGSQYTGMAKELCDKYPAAKAVFDKANEVLGYDIADIAFNGPDEELNKTVNSQPAIMACSLAAFEAAKAEGITFDGVAGHSLGEYAAMVAAGVVTIEDGFRLIKARASAMQKAAESADGAMYAIIGLDAAEVEKVCEETEGYVVPVNYNSSAQTVIAGETAACDAAAAKFAEMKKRAVKLNVASAFHSKLMQPAADEFLTAAKEITFKPAEKEFYSNVLGTKLTDFSNMPELLAKHIVSPVKFTSELAEMENAGYENFIELGPNKVLTGLVKKTLKGKNAVNIENEATLAKALESLNG; via the coding sequence ATGGCAAAGAACGTATTTTTATTTTCCGGACAGGGCTCACAGTACACAGGTATGGCAAAGGAACTTTGTGATAAGTACCCTGCTGCAAAGGCAGTATTTGATAAGGCAAATGAAGTTCTGGGCTACGATATAGCTGATATTGCTTTCAACGGCCCCGATGAGGAGCTCAACAAGACCGTGAATTCTCAGCCTGCTATAATGGCTTGCTCACTTGCAGCCTTTGAAGCTGCAAAAGCAGAGGGTATCACCTTTGACGGCGTTGCAGGTCATTCTCTGGGAGAATATGCAGCTATGGTTGCAGCAGGTGTAGTCACCATAGAGGACGGCTTCAGGCTGATAAAGGCAAGGGCTTCCGCTATGCAGAAGGCTGCTGAGAGCGCAGACGGTGCGATGTACGCTATCATCGGTCTTGATGCAGCAGAAGTCGAGAAGGTTTGCGAGGAGACTGAGGGCTATGTAGTACCCGTAAACTATAACTCCTCCGCACAGACAGTTATCGCAGGTGAAACAGCTGCTTGTGATGCTGCAGCCGCTAAGTTTGCAGAAATGAAGAAGAGGGCTGTAAAGCTCAATGTTGCAAGTGCTTTCCACTCAAAGTTGATGCAGCCTGCTGCCGATGAATTCCTCACTGCAGCGAAGGAGATCACTTTCAAGCCTGCAGAAAAAGAGTTCTATTCCAACGTACTCGGCACTAAGCTCACTGATTTCTCCAATATGCCCGAGCTTCTGGCAAAGCATATCGTTTCGCCCGTTAAGTTCACCTCCGAACTTGCCGAGATGGAAAATGCAGGATATGAGAACTTCATCGAGCTGGGACCCAACAAGGTGCTGACAGGTCTTGTTAAGAAGACTCTCAAAGGCAAAAATGCTGTAAATATCGAGAACGAAGCTACTCTGGCTAAGGCGCTTGAAAGCCTGAACGGTTAA
- the fabG gene encoding 3-oxoacyl-[acyl-carrier-protein] reductase has product MATAFITGSARGIGAAIALRLAKDGFDIALNDISEAMFEDNDIMEKIAAEGVKVQKFICDVSNYAQAEETVKAIKAEFGTIDVLVNNAGITRDGLMARMSEEQYDLVVAVNQKSVFNMSKFVGNVMMRQKSGRIINLASVAGVYGNPGQINYSATKAAIIGMTKTVAKELGSRGVTCNAVAPGFIKTPMTDKLTDDQKNAMLGQIAMKRFGEVEDIAGVVSFLASKDAAYVTGQVIEISGGIMM; this is encoded by the coding sequence ATGGCAACTGCATTTATTACAGGTTCGGCAAGAGGTATCGGTGCGGCTATCGCACTGAGACTTGCCAAGGACGGATTTGATATAGCTCTCAATGATATCAGCGAGGCTATGTTTGAGGATAACGACATAATGGAAAAGATAGCGGCTGAGGGCGTTAAGGTACAGAAGTTCATATGCGATGTATCCAACTACGCTCAGGCTGAGGAAACTGTAAAGGCTATCAAGGCTGAGTTCGGCACTATAGATGTACTGGTAAACAACGCAGGCATCACAAGGGACGGTCTTATGGCGAGAATGAGCGAGGAACAGTACGACCTGGTAGTTGCTGTTAACCAGAAGAGCGTATTCAATATGTCCAAGTTCGTGGGCAACGTTATGATGAGACAGAAGTCGGGCAGGATAATCAATCTGGCTTCTGTGGCAGGCGTTTACGGCAACCCCGGACAGATAAACTATTCGGCAACAAAGGCAGCTATCATCGGCATGACCAAGACTGTTGCCAAGGAGCTGGGCTCACGCGGCGTAACCTGCAACGCGGTAGCACCCGGATTCATAAAGACACCTATGACAGACAAACTGACCGATGACCAGAAGAACGCTATGCTCGGACAGATAGCTATGAAGCGTTTCGGTGAAGTAGAGGATATCGCAGGCGTGGTATCTTTCTTAGCTTCCAAGGATGCGGCCTATGTTACGGGTCAGGTCATCGAAATAAGCGGCGGCATAATGATGTAA
- a CDS encoding 3-oxoacyl-ACP synthase III family protein, producing the protein MSQEKKVTGVKVLGIGKYVPEMIADNEDFAKIVDTSDEWITQRTGIKTRHITNGEPTYWIGARAAEKALEDAGLKAEDIDLIICCTVTPDYYTPSTACLIQREIGAIGCMAMDINCACTGFDYGLDMARRYLVAEDDVNRVLLVSAEELSKFTDYTDRSSCILFGDGAAAFVLERKPDTLWSSFLGADGNGAKFLVSRAMKSENVFRKNKEDFDMGMPETKLHYFTQDGKEVYKFATKALPMAVSKACEKAGITPDELDAIVPHQANVRIIETAAKNLGVSMDKMVVYIDRYGNTSSASIPIAFCDAVAEGRIKRGDKICFVGFGGGLTYAGIIFEY; encoded by the coding sequence TTGTCACAGGAAAAAAAGGTAACGGGAGTAAAGGTGCTGGGCATAGGCAAGTATGTGCCAGAGATGATCGCAGATAACGAGGATTTCGCAAAGATAGTGGATACCAGCGATGAGTGGATAACTCAGCGCACGGGCATAAAGACACGCCACATCACAAACGGTGAGCCTACCTACTGGATAGGCGCAAGGGCTGCGGAAAAAGCTCTGGAGGACGCAGGTCTTAAAGCGGAGGACATTGATCTTATCATCTGCTGCACTGTTACTCCCGATTATTATACCCCCTCCACTGCCTGCCTTATACAGCGCGAAATTGGTGCTATAGGCTGTATGGCTATGGATATCAACTGTGCCTGCACAGGTTTTGATTACGGTCTGGATATGGCAAGAAGATATCTTGTGGCTGAGGACGATGTTAACAGGGTGCTGCTGGTATCGGCTGAGGAGCTTTCAAAGTTCACAGATTATACCGACCGTTCAAGCTGCATACTCTTCGGTGACGGCGCTGCGGCTTTCGTACTGGAGAGAAAGCCCGATACCCTGTGGTCTTCCTTCCTGGGAGCTGACGGTAACGGTGCAAAGTTCCTGGTATCAAGGGCTATGAAGTCTGAGAACGTATTCCGCAAGAATAAGGAAGACTTCGATATGGGTATGCCCGAGACCAAACTGCACTACTTCACTCAGGACGGCAAGGAAGTATACAAATTCGCAACGAAGGCTCTGCCAATGGCAGTATCCAAGGCTTGCGAAAAGGCAGGCATCACACCCGATGAACTTGATGCCATAGTACCACATCAGGCAAATGTCCGCATAATAGAAACTGCCGCAAAGAACCTCGGCGTATCTATGGATAAAATGGTGGTATACATAGACCGCTACGGCAACACTTCTTCGGCATCTATACCGATAGCTTTCTGTGATGCGGTGGCAGAGGGCCGCATAAAGCGCGGCGACAAGATATGCTTCGTAGGCTTCGGCGGAGGTCTGACCTACGCCGGTATAATATTCGAGTACTGA
- the fabZ gene encoding 3-hydroxyacyl-ACP dehydratase FabZ produces MAVLMNKEQIMEVIPHRDPFLLIDEINELEVGKRVKATKYIKEDDFWFKGHFPQYPVTPGVLMVEMCAQAGAVALLALPENKGKIGFFGGINDCKFRQQVVPGDTLEIEVEIIKVKGPIGVGKALATVGGKKAVSCEITFAIK; encoded by the coding sequence ATGGCAGTTCTTATGAACAAAGAACAGATAATGGAAGTTATCCCTCACCGCGACCCTTTTCTGCTCATTGATGAGATAAATGAGCTGGAAGTCGGCAAGAGGGTAAAAGCTACAAAGTATATAAAGGAAGATGATTTCTGGTTCAAGGGACATTTCCCCCAGTACCCCGTAACACCCGGTGTGCTTATGGTTGAGATGTGCGCACAGGCAGGTGCGGTGGCACTGCTTGCTCTCCCCGAGAATAAGGGCAAGATAGGATTCTTCGGCGGCATCAATGACTGCAAGTTCCGTCAGCAGGTAGTACCGGGCGATACGCTGGAGATAGAGGTTGAGATAATCAAGGTCAAGGGTCCTATCGGTGTGGGCAAAGCACTGGCTACCGTTGGCGGCAAGAAGGCTGTTTCATGCGAGATAACCTTTGCGATAAAATAG
- the fabF gene encoding beta-ketoacyl-ACP synthase II produces MSRRVVITGMGTVNPLGKNVDEFWENIKANKIGLSYVDQFDASDFPVKIVGAVKDFDPSAYIDKKEARRMDRFTQFALYSAKQALENAGSDLKDIDPYRVGVIIGVGIGGLNLTEAEVTKFNEKPDKVSVFFIPMMIGNMAAGTVAMKTGFKGDNYCTTTACASATHAIGEAFRKIKDGYLDACICGGSEACISRFSLSGFNNMKALSQATELDKASTPFDAHRQGFVLGEGAGMLVLEEYEHAKARGANIIAEIAGYGASGDAFHMTSPSPEGDAAAHAMKMAYTEAGLAPEDVTYINAHGTSTGLNDKYETKAVKLALGEEAARKTVINSTKSMIGHLLGAAGGVEAIITALSVKNDFVHRTVGYTTPDPECDLDYVTEGNREMTVKAALSNSLGFGGHNATICIKKCD; encoded by the coding sequence TTGAGCAGAAGAGTAGTTATAACGGGTATGGGTACTGTTAACCCTCTCGGCAAGAATGTAGATGAGTTCTGGGAGAATATAAAGGCTAATAAGATAGGTCTCAGCTATGTAGACCAGTTCGATGCCAGCGATTTTCCCGTCAAGATAGTAGGCGCTGTAAAGGATTTTGACCCTTCGGCTTATATCGACAAGAAGGAAGCCCGCAGAATGGACAGATTCACACAGTTCGCACTGTATTCTGCCAAGCAGGCGCTTGAGAATGCAGGCAGCGACCTGAAGGATATCGACCCTTACCGTGTAGGTGTTATAATCGGTGTAGGTATCGGCGGACTTAACCTCACAGAGGCTGAGGTAACAAAGTTCAACGAGAAGCCCGACAAGGTATCGGTATTCTTTATCCCCATGATGATAGGCAATATGGCAGCAGGTACTGTTGCTATGAAGACAGGCTTCAAGGGCGACAACTACTGTACCACAACAGCCTGTGCATCTGCTACACACGCTATCGGTGAAGCTTTCAGAAAGATAAAGGACGGCTATCTGGATGCCTGCATATGCGGCGGTTCAGAGGCTTGTATCTCCAGATTCTCACTGAGCGGCTTCAACAACATGAAGGCACTTTCTCAGGCTACCGAGCTTGATAAGGCTTCAACTCCTTTTGATGCCCACAGACAGGGCTTCGTTCTCGGTGAGGGCGCAGGTATGCTGGTGCTGGAAGAGTATGAGCACGCTAAGGCAAGAGGCGCCAATATCATCGCTGAGATAGCAGGCTACGGCGCATCCGGAGATGCTTTCCACATGACAAGCCCCTCCCCCGAAGGCGATGCTGCAGCACACGCTATGAAGATGGCTTATACCGAGGCAGGACTTGCACCCGAGGACGTTACATATATCAACGCTCACGGTACTTCCACAGGTCTTAACGACAAGTACGAGACCAAGGCTGTTAAGCTGGCTCTCGGTGAAGAAGCTGCAAGAAAGACTGTTATTAATTCCACAAAGTCCATGATAGGACACCTGCTGGGTGCTGCAGGCGGCGTTGAAGCTATCATCACCGCACTGTCTGTAAAGAACGACTTCGTTCACAGAACAGTAGGTTATACCACCCCCGACCCCGAGTGCGACCTCGATTATGTTACCGAGGGCAACCGCGAGATGACTGTGAAAGCAGCCCTTTCAAACTCGCTGGGCTTCGGCGGACACAATGCTACTATTTGTATTAAGAAATGTGATTGA
- a CDS encoding zinc dependent phospholipase C family protein: MMHYALGKTLAERLCTEDKEGFILGSILPDALPPDKKHDCNCHYITLFDDGRYKWFDSLQFYNEYEKEIKSDAIYLGYYFHLISDNVFRQIFYIDLGLIKRRGEKSLFQELYRDYNILNRHIADFYHMEKDISVPDRLRDTALFKRFGFEPEVLIKDIYSDIDSHYEGNTMHFDMDVVRRFVDESSALCIKELEAVKNGAHAYDRYMMAIENHYSDKKTGETPDEKSNTVRP, encoded by the coding sequence ATGATGCATTACGCTCTGGGCAAGACACTGGCTGAAAGGCTTTGCACAGAGGACAAAGAGGGCTTCATACTGGGGAGCATTCTCCCCGATGCCCTGCCCCCCGATAAAAAACATGACTGCAACTGCCACTACATAACCCTGTTCGATGACGGCAGATATAAGTGGTTCGACAGCTTGCAGTTCTATAATGAGTATGAAAAAGAGATAAAGTCAGATGCCATATATCTCGGCTATTATTTCCACCTCATATCCGATAATGTTTTCAGGCAGATATTCTATATCGACCTCGGACTTATCAAACGCCGCGGCGAAAAAAGCCTGTTTCAGGAATTATATCGTGATTACAATATACTGAATCGACATATAGCTGACTTCTATCATATGGAAAAAGACATTAGTGTTCCGGACCGGCTGAGGGATACTGCACTTTTCAAAAGATTCGGATTTGAGCCCGAAGTGCTCATAAAGGATATCTACAGCGATATCGACTCACACTACGAGGGCAACACGATGCATTTTGATATGGATGTCGTAAGGCGGTTCGTCGATGAAAGCTCAGCCCTTTGCATTAAAGAGCTTGAAGCTGTGAAGAACGGCGCTCACGCATACGATAGATACATGATGGCGATAGAGAACCATTATTCGGATAAAAAAACAGGAGAAACACCAGATGAAAAAAGCAATACTGTTCGACCTTGA
- the accD gene encoding acetyl-CoA carboxylase, carboxyltransferase subunit beta, which yields MQFEDFFSVVRERLGNDKNDENSSRKKTDIPTGLLFKCPRCRNVTFIEEFNQNGKVCPNCNYHSRLSAKERLKITVDDGSFREFDRKMISKNPINFPGYDNKQKELREKTGLTDAVLTGRAKIRGLDIVIIVMDSNYMMASMGSVVGERITRAIEYATAHKLPVIAFTASGGARMQEGIVSLMQMAKTSGAVARHNEAGGLYISVMTDPTTGGVTASFASLGDIIIAEPKVLIGFAGRRVIEGTIKQKLPDDFQSAEFMLENGFVDMIVERNKMRRVLAHLIKLHKSPEVKEVAENE from the coding sequence ATGCAGTTTGAGGACTTTTTCTCTGTTGTAAGGGAACGTCTCGGAAATGACAAGAATGACGAGAACTCGTCAAGGAAAAAGACGGATATCCCCACAGGACTGCTTTTCAAATGCCCCCGATGCAGGAACGTTACCTTCATCGAGGAATTCAACCAGAACGGCAAGGTATGCCCCAACTGTAATTATCACTCACGTCTTTCAGCTAAGGAAAGACTGAAGATAACCGTCGATGACGGAAGCTTCCGTGAGTTCGACAGAAAAATGATATCCAAGAACCCCATAAACTTCCCCGGATATGACAACAAACAGAAGGAGCTCCGCGAAAAGACAGGGCTCACCGATGCTGTACTCACAGGCAGGGCAAAGATACGCGGACTGGATATCGTTATAATAGTTATGGATTCAAACTATATGATGGCTTCAATGGGAAGTGTAGTAGGCGAGAGGATAACCCGTGCCATAGAGTACGCTACCGCCCATAAACTCCCTGTTATCGCCTTTACAGCTTCAGGCGGTGCCAGAATGCAGGAGGGTATAGTATCCCTTATGCAGATGGCTAAGACCTCCGGCGCTGTTGCAAGGCACAACGAGGCAGGCGGACTTTATATATCAGTAATGACTGACCCCACAACAGGCGGCGTTACCGCAAGCTTCGCATCCCTGGGCGATATAATCATAGCCGAGCCCAAGGTGCTTATCGGCTTTGCAGGCAGACGTGTCATTGAGGGCACTATCAAGCAGAAGCTCCCCGATGATTTCCAGTCGGCTGAATTCATGCTTGAAAACGGATTTGTTGATATGATAGTCGAGCGCAACAAGATGAGGAGAGTGCTTGCACACCTCATCAAGCTCCACAAAAGTCCCGAGGTAAAGGAGGTCGCTGAAAATGAGTGA
- the accB gene encoding acetyl-CoA carboxylase biotin carboxyl carrier protein — protein MSEKIYGQFDLETIEKLADIINSKELSELTITDGDKTITLKGKRCVPAPAPIPVMPPMGAPMGGIPAPAGSDIPAPAVSGIQVTAPIVGTFYAAPSPDSKPFVKVGDRVKKGDVIFIIESMKVMSEVPSEFDGVVKEICVQNGDAVEFGQTVMILE, from the coding sequence ATGAGTGAAAAGATATACGGTCAGTTTGACCTTGAAACAATTGAGAAACTTGCTGATATAATAAATTCCAAAGAACTTTCAGAGCTGACGATCACTGACGGCGATAAGACCATCACTCTAAAGGGCAAGAGGTGCGTTCCTGCACCTGCCCCCATACCTGTGATGCCCCCAATGGGCGCACCTATGGGTGGTATACCTGCACCTGCAGGCAGTGATATCCCTGCACCTGCTGTATCGGGCATACAGGTGACCGCACCGATAGTAGGTACATTCTATGCCGCACCCTCACCCGACAGCAAGCCTTTTGTAAAGGTAGGCGACAGGGTAAAGAAGGGCGATGTTATATTCATCATCGAATCCATGAAGGTAATGAGCGAAGTGCCCAGCGAATTCGACGGTGTTGTAAAAGAGATCTGCGTACAGAACGGCGATGCTGTTGAGTTCGGACAGACCGTTATGATACTGGAGTAA
- a CDS encoding acetyl-CoA carboxylase biotin carboxylase subunit yields MFKKILIANRGEIAVRVIRAARELGIKTVAVYSTADKNALHAMIADEAICIGGAQSKDSYLNVRAIISACEITGAEAIHPGFGFLSENPAFARMCEKCGIVFIGPRATSIEMLGDKAQAKETMKENGVPVIMGSDGAISNIHAAKTLSRDLGYPVLVKASAGGGGRGIRIVRSEDELESQMKAAKQEALACFGNDEVYIEKFIENPKHIEIQILADDYGDVIYLGERDCSMQRRNQKVLEEAPSPAPFMTQELRERMGKAAVTAARVCGYRNAGTIEFLVDKNGDFYFMEMNTRIQVEHPITEAVTGIDLVKQQLLIASGERLTIKQEDVKLTGHAIECRINAEDPSKDFRPSPGKINSMFIPGGFGVRVDTAAYSGYEIPPYYDSMIGKLIVHGKNREEAIAKMNWALAEFIVDGVATNVDFQLKLIRRPEFIAGDYDNGFLNRTDILADERGED; encoded by the coding sequence ATGTTTAAGAAGATCCTTATAGCCAACCGCGGCGAGATAGCGGTGCGCGTTATCCGCGCTGCCCGTGAGCTGGGCATAAAGACTGTTGCTGTCTATTCTACTGCGGATAAGAACGCTCTCCACGCTATGATCGCAGACGAGGCTATATGTATAGGCGGCGCACAGAGCAAGGACAGCTACCTTAATGTACGCGCGATAATATCTGCCTGTGAGATAACAGGCGCTGAGGCTATACACCCCGGCTTCGGATTTCTGTCAGAGAACCCCGCATTTGCCAGAATGTGCGAGAAGTGCGGCATAGTATTCATAGGTCCACGCGCCACATCCATTGAGATGCTGGGCGACAAGGCTCAGGCAAAGGAGACCATGAAGGAAAACGGCGTACCCGTAATAATGGGCAGTGACGGCGCTATATCCAATATACACGCCGCAAAGACCCTTTCACGCGACCTGGGATATCCTGTACTTGTAAAGGCTTCAGCAGGCGGCGGCGGACGCGGCATACGCATAGTGCGCAGTGAAGACGAGCTGGAGTCACAAATGAAGGCTGCAAAGCAGGAAGCTCTTGCGTGCTTCGGCAACGATGAGGTATACATAGAGAAATTTATCGAGAATCCAAAGCATATCGAAATACAGATACTGGCTGACGATTACGGTGATGTTATATATCTCGGAGAGAGAGACTGCTCTATGCAGAGAAGAAACCAGAAGGTGCTTGAAGAAGCTCCCTCCCCTGCCCCATTCATGACTCAGGAACTCCGTGAAAGAATGGGCAAGGCAGCTGTTACCGCGGCAAGAGTATGCGGTTACAGAAATGCAGGTACTATAGAATTCCTTGTAGATAAGAACGGTGATTTCTATTTTATGGAAATGAATACCCGTATACAGGTAGAACACCCCATAACCGAGGCTGTAACAGGCATTGACCTTGTTAAGCAGCAGCTGCTCATAGCTTCGGGTGAAAGACTCACCATAAAGCAGGAGGACGTAAAGCTGACAGGTCACGCTATCGAGTGCCGTATAAATGCCGAAGATCCCTCAAAGGATTTCAGACCGTCTCCCGGTAAGATAAACTCAATGTTCATCCCCGGCGGATTCGGTGTGCGAGTGGATACAGCGGCATATTCCGGATACGAGATACCGCCCTATTATGATTCCATGATAGGCAAGCTGATAGTGCATGGCAAGAACAGAGAGGAAGCTATCGCCAAGATGAACTGGGCACTTGCCGAGTTCATAGTTGACGGTGTTGCAACCAATGTTGATTTCCAGCTGAAGCTTATACGCCGCCCCGAATTTATCGCGGGCGATTACGATAACGGTTTTCTTAACCGCACTGACATCTTAGCTGATGAGAGAGGTGAAGACTGA
- the fabK gene encoding enoyl-[acyl-carrier-protein] reductase FabK — translation MTTTKTRITELLGVKYPILQGGMAWIAEHTLASAVTNAGGAGIIAGGSAPIDYLREQIRLTKEAVGDKPFGVNIMLMSPNAEDLAKLVIEEGVPFVTTGAGNPGKFMEGWKNAGIKVIPVVPSVALAKRMERSGADAVIAEGTESGGHIGENTTMCLVPQVVDAVEIPVIAAGGIADGRGICASFMLGAEGVQVGTRFLAAEECQIHPTYKDLVVKAKDTDSVVTGRTTGHPCRNVKTKFLKQLAKREMEGGIDPDEFEKITLGALRKAVQDGNLDEGSFLCGAIAGMVNEVKPAKDIIEEMFAQAERIFNS, via the coding sequence ATGACTACCACAAAAACAAGGATAACCGAGCTTCTCGGTGTAAAGTACCCCATACTTCAAGGCGGCATGGCATGGATAGCTGAACATACCCTTGCAAGTGCCGTAACAAATGCAGGCGGCGCAGGTATAATCGCAGGCGGTTCTGCACCTATAGACTATCTTCGTGAGCAGATAAGGCTTACAAAAGAGGCTGTTGGCGACAAGCCTTTCGGCGTGAACATCATGCTGATGAGCCCCAATGCGGAAGACCTTGCAAAACTGGTCATCGAAGAGGGCGTACCTTTCGTAACAACAGGTGCGGGCAATCCCGGAAAGTTCATGGAGGGCTGGAAAAATGCAGGTATAAAGGTAATACCCGTAGTTCCCTCTGTTGCACTGGCAAAGAGAATGGAAAGAAGCGGTGCTGACGCAGTTATCGCTGAGGGTACCGAATCCGGCGGACATATCGGTGAGAACACAACCATGTGCCTTGTACCTCAGGTAGTCGATGCAGTTGAGATACCTGTTATCGCCGCAGGCGGCATAGCTGACGGCAGAGGTATCTGCGCAAGCTTCATGCTGGGTGCTGAGGGCGTACAGGTAGGTACACGTTTCCTTGCGGCTGAGGAGTGTCAGATACACCCCACCTACAAGGATCTGGTCGTAAAGGCTAAGGACACCGACAGCGTAGTTACAGGACGTACAACAGGTCATCCTTGCAGAAACGTAAAGACAAAGTTCTTGAAACAGCTGGCTAAGCGTGAGATGGAGGGCGGTATCGACCCCGACGAGTTCGAGAAGATAACCCTCGGCGCACTGAGAAAGGCTGTTCAGGACGGCAACCTCGATGAGGGTTCATTCCTCTGCGGCGCTATCGCAGGCATGGTAAACGAAGTAAAGCCTGCAAAGGATATAATCGAAGAAATGTTTGCTCAGGCTGAGAGGATATTCAATTCATAA
- a CDS encoding HAD family hydrolase yields the protein MKKAILFDLDGTLWDSSEQVVRAWNKCIREKTGREEQITSEFMRSQCMGKTLPEIAALIFPDMDESERISILKMCSDDELDYLNSLKKGLPTLYPDECDIIRSLAKEYTLGIVSNCQSGYIEVYLSQIGFAECFSDIECEGNTGLSKGRNIRLVMERQGIEECVYVGDTQGDANAAKEAGVPFIHAAYGFGKADSCAAVLDDIRKLPEIVKDLL from the coding sequence ATGAAAAAAGCAATACTGTTCGACCTTGACGGCACCCTCTGGGATTCATCAGAACAGGTAGTCAGGGCATGGAACAAGTGCATACGCGAAAAAACAGGCAGAGAGGAACAGATAACATCCGAGTTCATGCGATCGCAGTGCATGGGAAAGACACTTCCCGAAATAGCGGCTCTCATATTCCCCGATATGGATGAATCCGAGAGGATAAGTATACTGAAAATGTGTTCGGATGACGAGCTTGACTATCTGAACAGTCTTAAAAAGGGTCTGCCGACCCTTTATCCCGATGAATGCGATATCATACGATCGCTTGCAAAGGAATACACACTGGGCATAGTCAGCAACTGTCAGTCGGGATATATAGAGGTATACCTTTCGCAGATAGGTTTTGCCGAATGCTTTTCGGATATCGAATGCGAGGGCAATACAGGTCTTTCAAAGGGCAGGAATATCCGCCTTGTTATGGAAAGACAGGGCATTGAAGAATGTGTATACGTGGGCGATACTCAGGGCGATGCCAATGCCGCAAAGGAAGCAGGAGTCCCCTTTATACACGCGGCTTACGGCTTCGGCAAGGCAGACAGCTGTGCGGCTGTGCTCGATGACATAAGAAAGCTGCCGGAGATCGTAAAAGATCTGCTTTAA
- a CDS encoding acetyl-CoA carboxylase carboxyltransferase subunit alpha, whose product MKMSEQLSASRRLDIIRHKGRPTALDYIPMIFDEFFEMHGDRLCGDDRAIIGGVASFEGTPVTVIAEVKGRDLEENQECNFGMPHPEGYRKALRLARQAEKFHRPVICLVDTPGAYPGVEAEKRGQGEAIARNIMEFMTLKTPVISIILGEGGSGGALALAVCDELAMLENALYSVISPKGFASILWKDASREREACDIMKITAEDLVRLKVCDHIIPEADGGAHNDPTLTAENISAFISESLQNLQRKFQKGLDEMINSRYNKFRVVGDFEESPHSDNKCCESCTENTSNV is encoded by the coding sequence CTGAAAATGAGTGAACAGCTTTCAGCAAGCCGCAGGCTGGATATAATAAGGCATAAGGGCAGACCTACCGCTCTGGATTATATACCCATGATATTTGACGAGTTCTTTGAGATGCATGGTGACAGGCTGTGCGGCGATGACAGAGCCATAATAGGCGGCGTGGCTTCCTTTGAGGGCACTCCCGTAACGGTCATAGCCGAGGTCAAGGGACGCGACCTGGAGGAAAACCAGGAATGCAACTTCGGTATGCCCCACCCAGAAGGCTACCGCAAGGCATTAAGGCTGGCACGTCAGGCTGAAAAATTCCACAGACCTGTTATATGCCTTGTTGACACCCCGGGTGCTTACCCCGGTGTCGAGGCTGAAAAACGCGGTCAGGGCGAGGCGATAGCCCGCAATATCATGGAGTTCATGACACTTAAAACACCTGTGATATCTATCATACTCGGTGAAGGCGGTTCGGGCGGTGCGCTGGCACTGGCGGTATGCGACGAGCTTGCCATGCTTGAGAACGCTCTGTACTCCGTAATATCCCCCAAGGGATTCGCAAGCATCCTCTGGAAAGATGCTTCACGCGAGCGCGAAGCCTGCGATATCATGAAGATAACCGCAGAAGACCTCGTAAGATTAAAGGTCTGCGACCACATTATCCCCGAGGCTGACGGCGGTGCACACAACGACCCGACACTGACCGCTGAAAATATTTCAGCATTTATTTCGGAAAGTCTGCAAAATTTACAAAGAAAATTTCAAAAAGGGCTTGACGAAATGATAAATAGTCGTTATAATAAGTTTAGAGTTGTGGGCGACTTTGAAGAGTCACCGCATTCTGATAACAAGTGCTGTGAAAGCTGCACTGAAAATACCAGCAATGTATAG